One stretch of Candidatus Methylomirabilis sp. DNA includes these proteins:
- a CDS encoding thioesterase family protein — translation MALAPGLSAEFRRKVDKQHTATYHGNPGVDVLGTPVVCEWVEEAACLAVHPHLDPGMVSVGTVVNIKHLAATPIGMTVRVHARLTEVDGRRLVFAVEAFDEKEKIAESQQERFIVTLQRFLERTAQKAKG, via the coding sequence ATGGCTCTGGCACCGGGGCTGAGCGCGGAGTTTCGCCGCAAAGTGGACAAGCAGCACACGGCGACGTACCACGGCAATCCGGGCGTGGACGTCCTCGGCACGCCCGTGGTCTGCGAGTGGGTCGAGGAGGCAGCCTGTCTGGCGGTCCACCCCCACCTGGACCCCGGCATGGTCTCGGTGGGGACCGTCGTCAACATCAAGCACCTGGCCGCCACCCCGATCGGGATGACGGTCCGGGTGCACGCCCGCCTCACCGAGGTGGATGGGCGCCGTCTCGTCTTCGCCGTCGAGGCCTTCGACGAGAAGGAGAAGATCGCGGAGAGCCAGCAGGAGCGTTTCATCGTGACCCTTCAGCGGTTCTTGGAGCGGACGGCGCAGAAGGCGAAGGGGTAA
- a CDS encoding ATP-binding protein: protein MQSHPWGLLWRAAGVLAATWRRPPYGKLVLTLPVLFFLLALATAPAIGGSLRALREFPIGEPLVVVAGFAVSLLALARHRTLRDPLSRAVAAGFFGASALNWVWLLLRLLRASTGLPGTLAAALPQAHFYLTSVCPLFVLTAVLLGLRPSRRPALPASPLLLLAGSAAGALALGALVVGAVPVLALLGEPASTPLLRLGLGLPILFLAVLVAGRCLARQIADPDLLRDAIAFFALMTAGTYLAVILPLSSPAPLWFVFRASRMLTASGVLYCLLAEHAALLARERRHSEELLRLGVLGILVTSSLDVDRVLQSAVDGSWSLLRASGGRGVLYDPSSETLELRATAGAAAPLKGTRVPLGESLMGKAILENRAGIYADIRREPGAYLVAGARLHPVSAVVAPLAVQGRVLGAIGVYREGPATPGFGSADLDLLIRFANQAAVAIANAQLYDEGQRMTAALEQRTRELAESGERHRLLAENAQDAIVTADEEGRILLFNRKAEEVFGYGRQEVWGKNVTLLMPAEVIGRHREGLARYRATGRSRLVGGPPVELLGVRKDGREFPLELTLSAARRGPHLELTAIIRDITERKRVEAELEARTVRLREQTRELEEANRLLAETSRHKSGFLANVSHELRTPLNAVVGFGELLTDEAAGPLTAKQREYLRHILDGADQLLHLINDILDLSKVEAGRMALHLSEFVLSEALEAAVAAVGAQAAQKGLHVDVHTDPILPTIVADGLRFRQILANLLSNAVKFTPPGGRVSVAASLRPPDTVLVTVQDTGMGIAPEDAIRIFRPFEQVDATLAREQGGTGLGLPISKRLVELHGGRIWVESAGPGQGSTFSFTLPLGRPAIKPKVLVVDDDETVASAVAEIIRSLGYRVEVATDGWHALTRIEEEVPDLIVLDLKMPLLSGKEVLERVRAHERTRHVRVILLTGHLEDPESLESLHPDAFLTKPFSLPILRDAIQALLQRQEREERRPLT, encoded by the coding sequence ATGCAGAGCCACCCCTGGGGGTTGCTTTGGCGGGCGGCCGGCGTCCTGGCCGCTACCTGGCGCCGCCCCCCGTACGGCAAGCTGGTCCTCACCCTCCCGGTCCTCTTCTTCCTGCTTGCCCTGGCGACCGCTCCAGCCATCGGTGGGAGCCTCCGCGCCCTGCGCGAGTTCCCGATCGGGGAGCCCCTCGTCGTCGTCGCCGGCTTCGCGGTCAGCTTGCTCGCCCTGGCCCGCCACCGGACGCTGCGCGATCCCCTCTCCCGCGCGGTGGCGGCCGGGTTCTTCGGTGCCTCGGCCCTGAACTGGGTCTGGCTTCTTCTCCGCCTGCTGCGAGCGAGCACAGGCCTCCCCGGGACGCTGGCCGCCGCTCTCCCTCAAGCACACTTCTACCTCACGTCCGTTTGCCCGCTCTTCGTCCTCACGGCGGTTCTCCTCGGGCTAAGACCGAGTCGGCGGCCGGCGCTCCCCGCCTCCCCCCTCCTCCTTCTTGCCGGAAGCGCTGCTGGCGCTCTCGCCCTGGGAGCCCTGGTGGTCGGGGCGGTGCCCGTTCTGGCCCTCCTCGGGGAGCCCGCCTCGACGCCGCTGCTGCGGCTGGGCCTGGGCCTGCCGATCCTTTTCCTGGCCGTCCTGGTCGCCGGCCGGTGCCTGGCCCGCCAGATCGCCGACCCGGATCTGCTCCGGGATGCCATCGCCTTCTTCGCCCTGATGACCGCGGGCACGTATCTCGCCGTCATCCTCCCTCTCTCCTCGCCCGCGCCGCTCTGGTTCGTCTTCCGGGCTTCCCGGATGCTTACCGCTTCCGGCGTCCTGTACTGCCTGCTCGCCGAGCACGCGGCCCTGCTGGCTCGGGAGCGACGGCATTCGGAGGAGTTGCTGCGCCTCGGTGTCCTGGGGATCCTGGTGACCAGTTCCCTCGATGTAGACCGGGTGCTCCAGAGTGCTGTGGACGGGTCCTGGAGCCTCCTGCGGGCCAGCGGCGGGAGGGGGGTCCTCTATGACCCGAGCTCTGAGACCCTGGAGCTGCGGGCGACGGCCGGGGCTGCCGCTCCGCTCAAGGGGACGCGGGTACCGCTGGGGGAGAGCCTCATGGGCAAGGCGATCCTGGAGAATCGGGCCGGCATCTATGCGGATATCCGCCGGGAGCCGGGGGCCTACCTTGTGGCGGGCGCGCGGCTCCACCCGGTCTCGGCCGTCGTCGCCCCCCTGGCGGTGCAGGGTCGGGTGCTGGGCGCCATCGGGGTGTATCGGGAAGGTCCCGCGACCCCCGGCTTCGGTTCGGCCGACCTGGACCTGCTGATCCGCTTCGCCAACCAGGCCGCCGTCGCGATTGCCAATGCTCAGCTCTACGACGAAGGGCAGCGGATGACGGCGGCCCTGGAGCAGCGGACGCGGGAGCTGGCCGAGTCGGGGGAGCGGCACCGGCTGTTGGCGGAGAATGCCCAGGACGCCATCGTCACCGCCGATGAGGAGGGGCGCATCCTTCTCTTCAACCGGAAGGCGGAGGAGGTCTTCGGGTACGGCCGGCAGGAGGTGTGGGGGAAGAACGTGACCCTCCTGATGCCGGCCGAGGTCATCGGGAGGCACCGGGAGGGCCTGGCCCGGTACCGGGCGACCGGCCGTTCCCGCCTGGTCGGGGGCCCCCCGGTGGAGCTCCTCGGGGTCCGGAAGGACGGGCGGGAGTTCCCACTCGAGCTCACGCTCTCGGCCGCCCGGCGCGGCCCCCACCTGGAGCTGACTGCCATCATTCGGGACATCACCGAGCGGAAGCGGGTCGAGGCGGAGCTGGAGGCCCGGACGGTCCGCCTCCGGGAGCAGACGCGGGAGCTGGAGGAGGCGAACCGGCTCCTGGCGGAGACCTCTCGGCACAAGTCGGGGTTCCTCGCCAACGTCTCGCACGAGCTGCGCACGCCCCTGAACGCCGTCGTCGGTTTCGGTGAGTTGCTCACGGATGAGGCCGCCGGCCCCCTCACGGCCAAACAGCGGGAGTACCTCCGCCACATCCTCGACGGGGCAGACCAGCTCCTCCACCTCATCAACGACATCCTGGACCTCTCCAAGGTGGAAGCCGGCCGCATGGCGTTGCACCTTTCCGAGTTCGTCCTGTCCGAGGCCCTGGAGGCGGCCGTGGCCGCGGTGGGGGCCCAGGCGGCGCAGAAGGGCCTCCACGTGGACGTTCACACCGATCCCATCCTCCCGACCATCGTCGCCGACGGCCTGCGCTTCCGGCAGATCCTGGCCAACCTCCTGAGCAACGCCGTCAAGTTCACCCCTCCGGGGGGTCGGGTCAGCGTCGCGGCCTCGCTGCGTCCCCCCGACACCGTGCTCGTCACGGTCCAGGACACCGGCATGGGGATCGCCCCCGAGGACGCGATTCGAATCTTCCGGCCGTTCGAGCAGGTGGACGCGACGTTAGCCCGGGAGCAGGGCGGGACCGGGCTGGGGCTGCCCATCAGCAAGCGACTCGTCGAGCTCCACGGCGGGCGGATCTGGGTGGAGTCGGCCGGGCCGGGGCAGGGGAGCACCTTCTCCTTCACCCTCCCGCTGGGGCGCCCGGCCATCAAGCCGAAGGTCCTCGTGGTGGACGACGACGAGACCGTGGCGTCCGCGGTTGCCGAGATCATCCGAAGCCTGGGATACCGGGTGGAGGTGGCCACGGACGGGTGGCATGCCCTGACGCGGATCGAGGAGGAGGTGCCCGACCTCATTGTCCTCGACCTCAAGATGCCCCTCCTGAGCGGCAAAGAGGTGCTGGAGCGGGTCCGGGCCCACGAGCGGACCCGGCACGTCCGCGTCATTCTCCTGACCGGCCACCTCGAGGATCCCGAGAGCCTCGAGTCCTTGCACCCGGATGCCTTCCTCACCAAGCCCTTCTCCCTGCCCATCCTCCGGGACGCCATCCAGGCCCTCCTGCAGCGGCAGGAGCGGGAGGAGCGCCGCCCCCTCACCTAG
- a CDS encoding SLC13 family permease has translation MSGEGGRVRWGRLLAAVTAYAAVRLAPAPEGLSPSGQQVLAIVAVALVLWASEALPVALSSLVLLILLGAAAGLPSLGQAFVGFTSPVVFFLLGVQVMSAAVLKSGLAARAAHLFLRRARGRPGRLLPQLATLLPGLALLLPSAITRNAVLVPAYQEVFQRVGMPPDARIPRTLMLFLGVLHPLFSSAFLTGGTSSITTATLLGGFTWWRWFALMSVPYYSLLLLGGTALWVLVRRAEAPALRPVPAEARRPLTAPEARTLLAIGLASALWLTDFRHGWSPALPALLAAVLLLLPGVGVLTWKDFEQATSWGIFFVLGASLSLASALVSSGAAAWFARLLTERALAATPPPAVTAAALVALAALVHLGVTNIAACLALLVPIAATVAGPLGLDPLACGLILTMAVDGIIFYPVQTATSLIVYEAGGFTPREVFLLGWVMLGLTISVVVFVAIPYWRWWGLSLVLRTP, from the coding sequence ATGAGTGGGGAAGGGGGACGGGTCCGGTGGGGGCGGCTGCTCGCGGCCGTGACGGCCTACGCGGCCGTGCGTCTTGCGCCGGCTCCCGAGGGGCTGAGCCCGTCCGGGCAGCAGGTCCTGGCCATCGTGGCGGTGGCCCTCGTGCTCTGGGCCAGCGAGGCCCTTCCGGTCGCCCTCAGTTCGCTCGTTCTCCTCATCCTGCTCGGCGCGGCTGCCGGGCTGCCCTCCCTGGGCCAGGCCTTCGTGGGCTTCACCTCCCCGGTCGTGTTCTTCCTCCTCGGCGTCCAGGTGATGAGCGCGGCGGTCTTGAAAAGCGGCCTCGCCGCCCGCGCCGCGCACCTCTTCCTCCGCCGGGCCCGGGGCCGGCCCGGGCGGCTCCTCCCCCAGCTGGCCACTCTGCTCCCGGGGCTCGCCCTGCTCCTCCCCTCGGCCATCACCCGCAACGCGGTCCTGGTGCCGGCCTACCAGGAGGTCTTCCAGCGGGTGGGCATGCCTCCCGACGCCCGGATCCCCCGCACCCTCATGCTCTTTCTGGGGGTCCTCCACCCCCTGTTCTCGTCGGCGTTCCTCACGGGCGGCACCTCCTCCATCACCACCGCCACGCTGCTCGGCGGCTTCACCTGGTGGCGCTGGTTCGCCCTCATGAGTGTCCCCTACTACAGTCTCCTGCTCCTCGGGGGGACGGCGCTGTGGGTCCTGGTCCGCCGCGCCGAGGCCCCGGCCCTCCGGCCGGTTCCCGCCGAGGCCCGGCGCCCCCTCACGGCCCCGGAGGCCCGCACGCTCCTCGCCATCGGACTCGCGTCGGCCCTCTGGCTCACGGACTTCCGCCACGGCTGGAGCCCCGCCCTCCCGGCCCTGCTCGCAGCCGTCCTGCTCCTGCTGCCGGGCGTCGGCGTCCTCACCTGGAAGGACTTCGAGCAGGCGACCTCCTGGGGGATCTTCTTCGTCCTGGGCGCGTCCCTCTCTCTCGCCAGCGCCCTCGTGAGCAGCGGGGCCGCCGCCTGGTTCGCCCGGCTCCTCACCGAGCGGGCCCTGGCCGCCACGCCGCCGCCGGCCGTGACGGCCGCCGCCCTGGTGGCGCTCGCCGCCCTCGTGCACCTCGGCGTCACCAACATCGCCGCCTGCCTCGCGCTCCTGGTCCCGATTGCGGCGACGGTCGCCGGGCCCCTGGGGCTGGACCCGCTCGCCTGCGGGCTCATCCTCACCATGGCCGTGGACGGCATCATCTTCTATCCGGTTCAGACCGCGACGAGCCTGATCGTGTATGAGGCCGGGGGCTTCACCCCCCGGGAGGTGTTCCTCCTCGGCTGGGTGATGCTCGGCCTCACGATCTCCGTCGTCGTCTTCGTCGCCATTCCCTACTGGAGGTGGTGGGGGCTCTCCCTCGTGCTCCGCACGCCGTGA
- the rtcA gene encoding RNA 3'-terminal phosphate cyclase, which translates to MDVVIDGAYGEGGGQILRTALSLSALLTRPVRIENIRAGRRNPGLQAQHLVALQALGEISGADVGGARVGATAVRFVPGPVRPGSYRFAVGTAGAVTLVVQALLLPLAWAGAVSGLTVTGGTHVPWSPPVPYLEEVLLPTLAPVGVHASAELLRWGFYPKGGGEVRVLVRPVAGMLRPLTCLRRGMLRAVRGTAGVVGLPRSIAERLQARAEMRLRELRVP; encoded by the coding sequence ATGGACGTCGTCATTGACGGGGCCTACGGCGAAGGGGGTGGGCAGATCCTCCGGACCGCCCTCTCCCTGAGCGCTCTCCTCACGCGGCCGGTCCGGATCGAAAACATCCGGGCGGGACGACGGAACCCGGGGCTGCAGGCGCAGCACCTGGTGGCGCTGCAGGCGCTGGGGGAGATCAGCGGCGCCGACGTCGGGGGGGCGCGGGTCGGCGCCACGGCGGTCCGGTTCGTTCCCGGCCCGGTCCGTCCCGGGTCCTACCGGTTTGCCGTCGGGACCGCGGGAGCGGTGACGCTGGTCGTGCAAGCCCTCCTGCTGCCGCTGGCCTGGGCGGGCGCGGTTTCGGGCCTCACCGTCACGGGCGGGACCCACGTGCCCTGGAGCCCGCCGGTCCCGTACCTGGAGGAGGTGCTCCTCCCGACACTCGCCCCGGTCGGTGTGCACGCCTCCGCGGAGTTGCTCCGCTGGGGATTCTACCCGAAGGGGGGCGGGGAGGTTCGGGTCCTGGTCCGGCCGGTGGCCGGGATGCTCCGCCCCCTCACCTGCCTCAGGCGGGGGATGCTCCGGGCCGTCCGCGGGACGGCGGGGGTGGTTGGTCTGCCCCGCAGCATCGCCGAGCGGCTCCAGGCGCGAGCGGAGATGCGGCTCCGGGAGCTCCGGGTGCCGG
- a CDS encoding MFS transporter, protein MKWPAMGAPVEGGGQHRPELVARYRRARWGVWGVAAAVFFVSYFHRVAPAVVAKSLMAEFQTTGAVLGVLAAGYLHIYALMQVPAGLLADVAGPRGTLLGGAVVMAAGSALFGAAANLPLAYAGRFLTGLGASVIFVCLMKLAATWFRPREFATLSGLAVTVGNLGGIAAATPLALLAGAIGWRGAFYLVAAGTAGLAVLAWRFVHARPEDLGLPSPIVLEQGQAPRDLPRARVGEGLRTVLANRHTWPAFFVFFGLYSTLITFVGLWGVPYLRDVYGMGPAQAANLMALASAGLVAGGPVAGVLSDRILARRRAPYLAFGAAYAALWGVFALAPGTRPPEATLPVLTFALGFSSAGLVLTWVCATEVNPPRYAGLATAAVNTGGFVGAAILQVVLGAVLDANWAGVVQEGARVYSPAAYGAAFRICFGMAAGAALLATFVTETYGRNIWEQLRGPAA, encoded by the coding sequence GTGAAATGGCCCGCCATGGGCGCGCCGGTGGAGGGGGGAGGCCAGCACCGACCGGAGTTGGTGGCCCGCTACCGGCGGGCCCGGTGGGGGGTCTGGGGCGTCGCGGCTGCCGTCTTCTTCGTCTCGTACTTCCACCGGGTGGCTCCCGCGGTCGTCGCCAAGAGCCTCATGGCCGAGTTTCAGACGACCGGGGCTGTCCTCGGAGTCCTCGCGGCCGGCTACCTCCACATCTACGCCCTCATGCAGGTCCCGGCGGGGCTGCTGGCGGACGTGGCCGGCCCCCGGGGGACCCTGCTGGGTGGGGCGGTGGTGATGGCGGCGGGTTCCGCCCTCTTCGGGGCCGCCGCGAATCTGCCTCTCGCCTACGCCGGCCGGTTCCTCACCGGCCTCGGGGCCTCCGTCATCTTCGTCTGCCTGATGAAGCTGGCCGCCACCTGGTTCCGGCCCCGGGAGTTCGCCACCCTTTCCGGCCTCGCGGTCACCGTCGGCAACCTGGGAGGGATCGCGGCCGCGACTCCCCTTGCCCTCCTCGCCGGCGCCATCGGCTGGCGGGGAGCCTTCTACCTGGTGGCGGCCGGAACGGCCGGTCTCGCGGTGCTCGCCTGGCGCTTCGTCCATGCCCGCCCCGAGGATCTCGGCCTCCCGTCCCCGATTGTGCTCGAGCAGGGGCAGGCGCCCCGCGACCTGCCCCGGGCGCGGGTCGGGGAGGGTCTCCGGACCGTCCTCGCCAACCGCCACACCTGGCCGGCCTTCTTCGTCTTCTTCGGTCTCTACTCCACCCTCATCACGTTCGTCGGGCTGTGGGGGGTCCCCTATCTCCGGGATGTCTACGGGATGGGGCCGGCGCAGGCGGCGAACCTCATGGCCCTGGCCTCGGCGGGGCTGGTCGCGGGGGGCCCGGTGGCGGGCGTCCTCTCGGACCGGATCCTGGCCCGCCGGCGGGCGCCCTATCTGGCCTTCGGTGCGGCCTACGCGGCGCTCTGGGGAGTCTTCGCGCTCGCCCCGGGGACGCGCCCCCCGGAGGCTACGCTGCCGGTCCTGACCTTCGCCCTGGGGTTCTCGAGCGCCGGCCTGGTTCTCACATGGGTGTGCGCTACGGAAGTGAACCCTCCGCGCTACGCCGGGCTGGCCACGGCGGCGGTGAACACGGGCGGCTTCGTGGGGGCGGCGATTCTGCAGGTGGTCCTGGGGGCGGTGCTGGACGCGAACTGGGCGGGGGTCGTGCAGGAGGGGGCGCGGGTCTATTCGCCGGCGGCGTACGGCGCGGCCTTCCGGATCTGCTTCGGCATGGCGGCGGGGGCCGCACTCCTGGCCACGTTCGTGACCGAGACGTACGGGCGGAACATCTGGGAGCAGCTCCGGGGCCCGGCCGCCTAA
- a CDS encoding hemolysin family protein, producing the protein MWYHPAWSWSGRLPQAMWNTIALVLALALVLLNGFFVAAEFAIVKIRGTRLDELVRQGNRRARAARRMVEHMDAYLSATQLGITLASLGLGWIGEPAFAHLIEPLFAGLGAWSPVAAHSVSLTAAFALITFLHIVFGELAPKSIAIQRAEATVLWVAWPMHLFHRVSYPAIWALNGIANLALRGIGVRPASGLERAHSEEELRMILAASQRSGVLTAQEGEILQNVFEFADLTVRQVMIPRGEVIILDATAPLSENLEVAKKHGHTRYPLCEGSLDQVVGIVHIKKLLWLLRERGEAADIRQIARKPFFVPETRLIARALKDFQAQRQHMAIVLDEFGGAVGAVTLEDVLEKLVGEIQDEFDQEAPKIIRMPEGGFLVQARLLIGEANERLGLAVVDEENDTIGGHVLMRLGRMPRPGDTVEVEGYRVTVREVKGHSISWLHFTPVPAAAPETPPLEG; encoded by the coding sequence GTGTGGTACCATCCTGCCTGGAGCTGGTCCGGCCGGCTCCCCCAGGCCATGTGGAACACCATCGCTCTCGTCCTCGCGCTCGCCCTGGTCCTCCTGAACGGCTTCTTCGTCGCGGCCGAGTTCGCGATCGTGAAGATCCGTGGGACCCGGCTCGATGAGCTCGTCCGCCAGGGCAACCGCCGCGCGCGCGCCGCCCGCCGCATGGTGGAGCACATGGACGCCTACCTCTCCGCCACCCAGCTCGGCATCACGCTGGCGAGCCTGGGTCTGGGGTGGATCGGGGAGCCGGCCTTCGCCCATCTGATCGAGCCCCTCTTCGCCGGCCTCGGCGCCTGGTCGCCGGTGGCGGCCCACTCTGTCTCCCTCACCGCCGCTTTCGCCCTTATCACGTTTCTCCACATCGTCTTCGGCGAGTTGGCGCCCAAGTCCATCGCGATCCAGCGGGCGGAGGCAACCGTGCTCTGGGTCGCCTGGCCCATGCACCTCTTCCACCGCGTCTCCTACCCGGCGATCTGGGCCCTGAACGGGATCGCGAACCTGGCGCTGCGGGGCATCGGTGTCAGGCCGGCGTCCGGGCTGGAGCGGGCCCACTCCGAAGAGGAGCTTCGGATGATCCTCGCCGCCTCCCAGCGAAGCGGCGTCCTCACGGCCCAGGAGGGGGAGATCCTCCAGAACGTCTTCGAGTTCGCGGACCTCACCGTCCGGCAGGTCATGATCCCCCGGGGGGAGGTGATCATCCTGGACGCCACCGCCCCCCTCTCCGAGAACCTGGAGGTGGCGAAGAAGCACGGCCACACCCGCTACCCGCTCTGCGAGGGGAGCCTGGACCAGGTGGTGGGGATCGTCCACATCAAGAAGCTCCTCTGGCTCCTCCGGGAGCGGGGGGAGGCCGCCGACATCCGCCAGATTGCCCGCAAGCCCTTCTTCGTCCCCGAGACCCGCCTGATCGCCCGGGCCCTGAAGGACTTCCAGGCGCAACGCCAGCACATGGCGATCGTCCTGGACGAGTTCGGGGGAGCGGTGGGGGCGGTGACCCTGGAAGATGTGCTGGAGAAGCTGGTCGGGGAGATCCAGGACGAGTTCGATCAGGAGGCGCCCAAGATCATCCGGATGCCCGAGGGGGGGTTCTTGGTCCAGGCGCGCCTCCTCATCGGAGAGGCGAACGAGCGCCTCGGGCTGGCCGTGGTGGACGAGGAGAACGACACCATCGGCGGGCACGTCCTCATGCGGCTCGGGCGGATGCCCAGGCCAGGGGACACGGTGGAGGTAGAGGGGTACCGGGTGACGGTCCGGGAAGTGAAGGGGCACAGCATCTCCTGGCTGCACTTCACCCCTGTTCCCGCGGCGGCACCCGAGACTCCCCCCTTAGAGGGTTAG